CGGCATTGTTTCCCGGGGTGGCTCGATCATGGCCAAGTGGTGTCTGGCGCACCATGAGGAAAGCTTCCTCTACACGCATTTTGAAGACATCTGCGAGATCATGAAGGCCTACGACGTGACCTTCAGTCTCGGTGATGGTCTGCGTCCCGGCTCCATCGCCGACGCCAACGACGAAGCCCAGTTCTCGGAGCTGCGCACCCTGGGTGAGCTGACCAAGATCGCCTGGAAACATGACGTTCAGGTGATGATCGAAGGCCCCGGTCACGTGCCCATGCACATGATCAAGGAAAACATGGACGAGCAGATCAAGCATTGCCACGAGGCGCCCTTCTATACCCTGGGGCCACTGACCCTGGATATTTCGCCGGGCTACGATCACATCAGCAGCGCCATCGGCGCCGCCATGATCGGCTGGTTCGGCACCGCCATGCTGTGCTACGTGACGCCCAAGGAGCACCTGGGTCTGCCCAACCGGGAAGACGTGAAGGAAGGCATCATCGCCTACAAGATCGCCGCCCACGCCGCCGACCTGGCCAAGGGGCACCCGGGTGCCCAGCTGCGTGATAACGTGCTGTCCAAGGCGCGCTTCGAATTCCGCTGGGAGGACCAGTTCAACCTGGGGCTGGACCCGGACCGGGCCCGGGCTTTCCATGACGAGACCATGCCGAAGCAGGCGCACAAGGTGGCTCACTTCTGCTCCATGTGCGGGCCGAAGTTCTGCTCCATGAAGATCAGCCAGGAGGTTCGCGAGACCTACGGCGATGGGCAGGCACAGGTCGACCAGGCCCGTGCCGGCATGGAGGAAAAATCCCGCGAGTTCCTTGAACAGGGCTCCAAGCTCTATCATGAGGCCGATGAGTAATCCCCGCGCCCCCCGCTTCAGCGCCGCCGATGTGGAAGTGCTGAAGCGGGAAACTCCGTTCAAAGGTTTTTTTCAGGTGGACCGGCTGACCCTGCGTCATCGCCGCTATCAAGGCGATTGGGGCCCCGAACTGACCCGTGAGGTGTTCCTGCGCCAGCCGGCGGCGGCGGTGCTGCCCTATGACCCGGTGCGTGGCGAGATCCTGCTGGTGGAGCAGTTCCGCGTCGGTGCCCTGGGCTGGCGTGATACTCCGTGGTGCCTGGAAATGATCGCCGGTATCGCCGACAAGGAGGGCGAGCCGGTGGAGCAACTGGTGCGCCGTGAAGCGATGGAGGAGGCGGGCATCGAGCTCGGCGAGATGCGCCCGGTGCTCAGCTACATGCCCAGCCCCGGCGGCACCAATGAACGGCTGCATCTGTTTGTCGCCCGCGCCGATCTGGCCGGTGCCGGCGGTGTCCATGGCTGCGCCGAGGAAGGCGAGGACATCCTGGCGACGACGCTGCCGGTGACGGAGATCCCGGCGCTGCTGGAAAGCGGGCGAGTGGATAACGCCGCCTCCCTGATCACTCTGCAATGGTTGCTGTTGCACCGGGATGCTCTGGACCGGGAGTGGCGGGGATGACTGTTCAGGAGGGACGTTCATGACTGTCTCGCGCCGCTATCGCCTGAATTTTCGTGATCTGATGGCGCAGTGCGAGGCCAACTATGCCCGCCTTTTGCCGTTGATCCGGGCTCTGGGTGAACAGGACAGCCTGGATCTGTCGCTGGGAGCCGAACGCCCCCGTACCCTGAACATCCGGGTGCTGGAACGGGCGCCCTATACCACCATCCTGCGACTGGAGGATCAGGGGCTGCACGAAGCCATGCCGGGGCAGCGCCTCACCGTGCGGCTTTACCACGACGCGCGAGTGGCGGAAGTCACCGAAGCCAGCCGGTTCCGGCGCGTCAGCGCCCGCTATCCCTATCCCAACCCCGACATGCATCAGCGCGACGAAAAGGCGCAGTGGAATCGCTTTCTCGGTGAGTGGCTGACCCATGTCAGCGACCATGGCCGCAGTGCCGCCCCGGTATGGCCGGCGGCCGGTTCCTGAAACGGAACCAGGTTCCTGGTCAATCCTGTAATGGTTGCGTTATAAGTTCCCGAAAGCGTGGTTCGGCCGCTTGGGGAAGAGGCCGGCGACGCATGGGATGGGCGCCACGGCGCTTGAGGGTAAAACGGATCACTACAAACAGCGGGAGCGCGTACCTTGTCGCAACCGGTAACACCCGTTCGGGTGGTGCAACTGTCGGACTTCCACCTGTTCGCCGACCCGGCCAGCACCATGCTGGGGTTGAATACGCAGCACAGCCTGGAGACCGTTCTTCGTCTGGTTCGCGCCGAGCAGCCGGATATGCGGGCGATCCTGGCTACCGGGGATCTGTCCCAGGACGGCTCCGAGGCGTCTTATACGCGCCTCAAACAGGCGCTGCGGGCCTTCGATGTGCCGATCTATTGGCTCGAAGGGAACCACGATGAAACCCACCCCATGCGCGCCATGCTTGCCGATGAAGCCGGCCGGGTCAGCCCCTGTGTCGGCGCCGTCGACGGCTGGCGGGTGATCATGCTCGACTCCACCATTCCCGGTCAGGTCCCCGGCGAGCTGTTCGAGCGGGACCTGGCGTTTCTGGAACAGGCGCTGATCGAGAGCCGTGACCACCATGTGATGATTTGCCTGCATCACCATCCGGTGCCCATGGGCAGCCGCTGGCTCGACGAGCAGCAAGTGGCCAATTCCGACGCCTTTTTCCGCATCATCGACCAGCACCCCCAGGTGCGGGCGGTGTTATGGGGGCACGTTCACCAGGAATACGAAAGCCGGCGCAAAAATGTGCGTTTGCTGGCGGTGCCCAGCACCTGCGTTCAATTCAAACCACACAGCGCGGATTTCGCCCTGGACGAATGCAATCCGGGCTACCGCTGGCTGGATCTCTATCCCGACGGGCGTATCGAATCCGGAGTGAGCCGGGTCCAGGGCATGCACTTCACCGTGGATCTCACCGTCAACGGCTATTGACCCCGGCGGCGGCCGGGTTGACTCATCCGGCCGCCTTGCTATGCTCTGCGGATTCGGCGGGAGGCTAAGACAGGACCCGCCTCCTGGAAAAGGACTTTCCATGATCGATGCTCAATCCCTCGCCCGTGATCTATTGGCCTCTCTGGCCAACCCTCTGCAAGACCAGCGCCTGATCGAACTGGACGCTCCGGTGGACGGTCTGGTGGTGGAGCGCTTCCGTGGCCGCGAGGAACTCTGCGGCGACTACCGCTTCCAGTTGCAATGCTTCATCTCCGGTTCTGATCGTCGTGATGACGGCTTTCTCGACGCCCTGATCGGTCAGCCCCTGACTTTGTCCTTGCGCCGCACCGACGGCGGCTGGCGGCGTTGGCACGGTGTCTGCGTGGACGGCCACCACTTCGTCGACATGGATGGCCTGCCTCGTTGTGAACTCACGGTGGCGCCCTGGACCTGGTGGCTGGAACAGCGCCTCAACAGCCTGGTGTTTCCCCAATGCACCGTTCGGGACGTGCTGGAGCAGGTGTTCGCGGAGTACCCCGACGGTGCCGTGCGGTTCGACCTGATGGATCCGTTGCCGCAGCGGCCGATGATCACCCAGTACCGGGAAAGTGACTGGCATTTCGTGCGGCGACTGATGGCCGAATGTGGTCTGGCCTGGCGTTTCGAGCATCGCCAGGACGAAGGGGAGGGCGATTCCGGCGCGCCGGTGACCCTGGTGATCTTTGATCGCCATGCCAAACACCCCGACGCCGCGCCGCTGCATTTCCATAACGACCTTTCCGAAGAAGGCCGGGCCGCGATCACCCGCTTCACTGACGGCACCCGCCTGACCCCCAACGCGGTGCAAGTGGCCAGCTGGCACAGTGGCAAGGTGCGCACCGTTACCGGCCGTGCCGAGGAAGCCGACCCGGATGGCCTGCCGGTGCGGGAAGTTTACTGGCACCGCCAGGACGCCCGCTTCGACGGCGCCGATCAGGCGGAGCAAAGCGCCCGCCATCATCTCGACGCGCTGCGGGTGTTGCGGCGTGTGCACCGGGGCGAAGGCCGCTCCCGCACTCTCGCGGCCGGCGAGGCGTTTACCCTGAGCGGCCATCCCCGTTGTGACCAGGGGCCCTATCTGGCTCTGGCGGTGGAACACGCCGCCGTGAACAACCTGGCCCACGCTGGCGAGCTGCTCGGCGACGACACCCTCAAGGCCGGTCAGTACCGCAACACCTTCCTGGCGGTACCGGCAACCACCCCGGTGGCGCCGCTATACCGCCCCAAACCCACCGTGGGCGGGCCGCTGGTGGCGCGTGTGGTGGGCATGCCCGGCGATGCCGTCACCAGCAACCGCGACCACCAGGTGCGCATTCAATACGCCTGGCAGCGCGGCGCGGCGCCCAATCCGGGCAGCCTTGACGACACCGGAGGGCAGCACCCCGGCCATGCGCCGGGAGACCATTCTTCCGGCATCTGGGTACCGGTGGCGGAAGCTGTGGCCGGCCCTAACTGGGGCGGCAATTTCCTGCCTCGGATCGACAGCGAGGTACTGGTGGAATTCCGCCAGGGGGACATCGATCAACCGGTGGTCATCGGCCAACTCTACAACGGCGAAGTGAAGCCGCCGTTCGGCGTCGCCCGGGAAGACGGCACCAACCACGCCGGCACCGTCAGTGGCCTGCAAACCCGGGAGCACGACGGCCAGGGCGACCACAGCCCGACCCTGCAGCGCCTGCTGCTGGACGACACCCCGAAACAGGTGAGCGTGCGGCTGGAAACCAGCCTGGCCCGCAGCGGCCTGGGGCTGGGCTACCTGGTGGATTACAGCGTCACCCCGGGACCCACCCGGCGTGGCGCCCTGCGTGGCCAGGGCTGGGAACTGGTCACTCAGGCCTGGACCACCGTGCGCGCCGGCCGTGGATTGCTGATATCGGCCAGCGCCAAGGCCAAAGGCCAGGGCACCCAGATGGAAATGAACGAAGCGGTGGCCCAGCTCAAAGGCGCCGAACGCACCGCCCAGGCCCTGCACGACGCCGCCACCGCCGCCGGCGCGCCGGGGCTGGCCGGCAATGCCGCGCAAACCGCCTTCCGTGAAGCCCTGGACCCGCAAGTGGACGGCCGCTACACCGCCCCGGTAGCGGGCCAGTCGCCGTTCAAACCGAAGCCCGGCAGCCGGGAAGACAGCGACCAGCCGGTGGAAACCTTCGCCGATCCGAAACTGGTACTGGAAAGCCCGGACCACATCGTCCTCAACAGCGACAAAAGCGCCGCCGCCATGGCCGGCGAGCACCTGCACATCACCACCCAGAGCGACGGCCACATCAGCGCCGGCGACAACCTGGCCCTGGCCAGTGGCGGCAGCGCCGGCCTCTACAGCCACAAAGGCCCGCTCAAGATCATCAGCGAAAACGGCCCGGTCTCCCTGCAGGCCAACGGCGGGCCGCTGGAACTGCTGTCGGACCAGGCCATCACCGCCACCAGCAGTGAAGGCAAGGTCAGCGTCCTCGCCAAGGAAAAAATCACCCTGCAAAGCGGCCAGACCGAAATCGTCCTCGACGGCGCCAACATCACCTTCCGCTGCCCGGGGACCTTTACCGTGAAAGGCTCCATCAAGTCCTTGGAAGGCGGGCAATCGGGCAACACCAGCCTTCCCGCTTTGCCCGCGGGTTTGTTCTCCGTCGCTCCCTTGGCAAAAAAAGTGGCTGGACTGGCGCCCTCCCTGACCGCCAAAGCGCCCCTCGCTCCACAGCGTTTGGCGGATGTCGAGTGGGAAGATGAGGAAGAGGAAACCACCGAACAGGAAATGATGGAGACGCTGACGCTCACGATTCTGCCTGTGCGTCACGCCGTGGCCACGGGGGCATTGGCCGAGCACGCGCCGCAACTGCCGAAACAGCTTGTTCCGCCCACCTCATTGTCCCAATCCAGGGAGACCCTGAGATTATTGAGGACAGGCTATCTGTACGTACTGCTGGACCGGGGCGGCCGGAAGGAATGGCAGCAGTATCAGGTTAAGCCCAACGGCGACCTGACCCGGTTTGAGGGTGAGGCGCCAAAAGCACCGGCCCAACCCGAACCCGTGACGCCCAATACCCTGGCGGTGGAGATCGAAAAAGCGGAGACCGTTGAACGCTCATGGTGGTTGTTCACCCCGGACCCGCTCACCGACGCCCGCAAAGCGGATTATGATGAAAACGCCGACGACTATACCGCCAAAGGTTACTGGCAAACCTTTTCGCCGAAGGAATGGGCCGAAGGCCGAACCTCCCAGCTTGATACCTTGCACGGCGAGCAGATCGGTAACGCGGTGACCGAGGCGTGCCTTGACGGCAATCCGGCCCTGCAACAGGCGCTGTCGCAGGACCCGTTCGCCCCCGCCTGGCTGGCGGATGATCAAGGCCTGATTCAGTATGCCAACGTCGGAGTATTGAAGGGAACGCTGACCACCGTCACCCAGGCGGTCTCCACCCACGGCGCCGTCCTGGCCCTGAACGACGCCCTCGGCGCCGCCCAAACCCTGAACGCCTGGCGTAACGCCGCCCTGGACCCACTGCACGATTGGCTTCAGGAAGAGGACGAACAAGGCGTCAGCAACGACTGGAAAGTACAGATCCAACAGCAGATCGAGCAGCTGCATCAGGGGTATGCGGGGCAGAAGGCGGCGGGGACGGTGCAACGAGAAAGCCTTCGCTGGGAGGCCGGCCACGGCAGTGTGGAACATCAGTTGCATCGCCTCGAAGAGGAAGAACGGCAGCGACGGCGCGTTCACGGAGACCGTGTTTTTGAAGAAAAATACGCCGCGCAGTTCGCTAGACGCCGGGAACGGATTAAACAAGGGCATCAAGACACGGTTGAAGCGGCCCGTCACACCGAATATAGCGCGGCACAGCAGAACGCCTATCGGAAAGAGTTCGAGCAGGACTATCTGTCCCGTCTGAATACCGGCCAGATGGATCAGGTACAAACTGCTTTCCTACAACACAGTGCCGAGGCGGAGACGGAAATGGACCGTCGAGCACCGGAACAGATTGCGGTGCTGCAAAGCGATTATCTGCAGGGAGCCCTGCAGGCCTACGACAAGGCGGATGAGGAGAACGGCACCCGTTTTACCGCGACCTTGGGGTTGGCGGTGGATGGCCTGGTAGGCTGCGAAAGTGGCCGATCCGTGATCGATGGCTGGTGGAGCCAAGGCCCCGGCGGTGGTCCGGCCAACCTGTGCTGGCGTGCCATGGCCTACAACCAGCAGGCGCTGGAAGACAACTTGGTTGAAATGGCCAAGGTGCTGGAAGGACAAGCTGACACCGATGATGAGGGCCCGAACTGGGTGGCCCTCGGTGCGCTCCAGGCGGTTCAGGCCGCTACCCAGCAGTTCGAAAAGCTGGATACCGCCATCAGTTCGCTGGAAGGTAGCGGCGTGGCCGTTAGTGGCGTACTCGCCTGGCAGGCGGGGCTGTTGCGTAATTTGTTCGGCAGCGGCCATCCCAGCAAAGGCGAAAGTGCGTTGTACCGGTTGCTGGGAACGGCGAGCCGGGCGCAACTGGGGCGCTATGCCTTCGATGCGGAACTGCACAAACAACTGTCCAGGTCCACGGCCCAGAGTGTCTCACGGACCGCGCCCCGGTTGGTTGAAAATCTGGCGAAACAGTCCGCCGGCAGCGCCGCGCGAGGTGCCACAATCGGGTTGGACGGTTTCATCACCCAACCGAAAGCCAGTGAGGTGCGCTATGGGCGCGCCTTGTCGGTATTGATCGCCGCCGAGGCATTGATGCTGGCGTTCAAAGCGGAAAGCGTGGGCGCCAAAGACCAACGGTTTTACATGGAGGCCATGGCCGCCGTGATGGCCGGTGCGGCTTGTGGAGCGGAACTGCTGGCCAGTGCCGCCGAGTCGGCGGCCCGACGTGCTGCCGCGGCGGGGAACAGTGCCGAGGGAGCCCGCATCCTGCAAGGCAGCCGCAAGCTGTGGGCGGCCTCAATGGGCACCGTGGGCGGGGTGGTGTTGGCGGTGTATGACTTCGGGGATGGTCGGGAAGCATTTAAGAGACAAGGCATTGAATCCCCCATTGCTTGGGCCTATTTAGCCCGTGGCTTCGCAGGTATTGGCTTGGGCTTGTCCAGTTCCTTGCTGGCCATCGCCACTGCCAAACCGTTCTTTGAGAACGTGGCGAAGAAATCCACCAATAGAGTAGCGGTTATCATTGCCAGGGCAAGTGCACGTGTTGCAACGTGGCTTGGTGAGGAGGCCGCTCAGAAATTCTTGACCCGTGTCCTGGTGGGCAGCAATGCCGTATTCTGGATGGCCACCGGGGTGTGGTATTTGGTCACACCGGATGCCCTGGAGGCGTGGTGTGACAAGAGCGCCTTCCGCAAGAATGATGGTACTGGCTACGATGACTTGGACACGGAGTTATCCGAGTTGTGGATGGCTGTTGCCGAGGTGACCTGATGTATTTTTTTGAGTGGATGCTTTGGTGGGGGACGACACTAGCTGAAGAGAGGAAGGACAAGGTTTTTGGTAAGGACTTCATGGATGAGAGCCAGGAGTCACTGAAAGCGGCCCTGGAAGAAGAACAGCCGCCCCTGGACCGGCCTGTCAGTGAGCACCCTCACAGCCGGGGGCCGGTGTACGCGTTCAACGACACTTATCTGGAAATGCGTTGTGGGTCTTTGGAGCATTACCGAGGATTGATTACGCCGTTGGTGTTGGTCGTACTTTATGCTACGAGTATTTTTCCGATATGGGGAATTGTTGGAGTTGTCGCTGGATTTATTCCTTCAAGAACTCTCTTTGGAGCTTTATTAGGTATAGGGGTTTTCTCTACTCTGACAATCGCTTTTTGGTACTGCTTCTTCAAATTCAAATTCTACATTCCTATCCGCTGGGAGCTGTTCACTCATCGCCGCTTGTTAATCCGCTTTAACCGCAAAACCAAGCAGGTGCATTTACATCGCCCCAAGTACGCAGGTGGGGTGGTGACAATGCCCTGGGACAAGATTATTCCGATCCATGAAGGGGCGGGGACGCGTCTGGTCTTGGCCTGGATGCCGCACCGAACCGGACAGCCGTTTGTAACCTTTGCCGCCGTCGGAAAACGTGCCGGTACCGCTAAGGAACTACTCGACGAATGGGAGTTCATCCGCCGCTACATGGAGGAAGGCCCCGAATCCGTGCCCAAACCCCGGGTACGCAGCAAGATTCCCTGGCCCTGGTACAGCCTGGAACCCCAATTCGAGGGTCTGTGGCCGATTCTGCGTCATGGAGGCTGGAAGCTATGGCTGGGTAAACTGCTGATGAGCCCCGCGTTCCTGATTCTGGGGGCGGGGCATTGGGTATCTCAACTACTGTGCTGGGAACCCCGCTGGCCCAAGGTTATCCGTGAAGCCGGTCAACCCGGCAAACCGACCCCCGAATTCACCACCGCGGAAGATTACGATCCGGAGACCTGTCGCCGGTTGTATTTGAATGCGGATCTGTGGGTCCCCAAGGATCATGATGCGGACGCGCCCGCCGAAGAAGAGGAGTCTGGCTCCCAGTGGTTGCCTTGATATCAAGCGTGGTTATTGCAGAAGTGAAAATGGTTAGTCGTCGATCAGGGTCGCGGGTGTGAACTCTTTTGGCGGGTAGTCTTGGGTTCGCCTTATCCTCTTGAACTGCCGCTATAAAGATCTGACCCGGCTAGATAAGGTAATGAATGAACGTTCTGGGTCTTTTTAAATACTTCTTCGCCATCTTCGGACTTGCCGCGATTGTGACGGCGATCGTGCTGTATCTGGATACCGCCTCTTTCATGAAGGAGGCAGTGTCAGGGCAGGGGACGTTGGAGAATGTCCGTGAGCGGCGTGTGGACGAAAAGACCATATGTGAATGGGTATTGCGATTTCATACGGAGGACGGACGCCCAATCGAGTTTTCCACCAGGGCAGGGACGCGTTGCTCTGGAGTGCGGATAGGCGATGCCGTGCCGATCCTGTATTCGCCGGCCCGGCCCGCGGAGGCTCGGGTTGATGATTTCTTTGCGCTCTGGGGCGGTTCGATAATCGGTGGGTTGATCGGACCGGTATTCCTTTTGATCGGTGGCATCTGGATTGCGGCCGGCCGGCGAAAGCGGCGCCGGGTGGCTGTGCTGAAGCGTGAAGGGCGGCGGATCGAGACCGAACTGGAGCAAGTGGAGCAGGTGACTTCGGTGAAGGTGCAGTATCGCCATCCTTATCGGGTGGTGACACGAGGACGCGATCCGTTGAGCGGGGACAGCCGCCGTTTTCTCAGCGATTACTTATGGTACGACCCTTCCCCTTATTTGCAGGACGTGAGCGTGCCGGTGTTCATCGGGTGTGACGATCCGGGCCGCTATCACATGGATTTGTCGTTCCTGCCCAGGTCTCCGAAATAACCACGACCGGGGCCGCCGGATGATCAAGTCCCGACCTGGAGGATAACCTTGCCCAGGTGGTCATTGCCGGCCACCAGGTTCTGCGCCGAACGCACTTCCGTCCAAGGCAGTACCCGATCGATACGCGGCTTCAGCTTCCCCGCGGCCAGGGCGTTGTCCAGATCCTCACGCATTGCCTCGACGATGCGCACCTTCTCTTCCAGACTACGGGTGCGGAACGTCACGCCAATGATTTCCACCCGCTTGAAGGCCAGGGTTTCCATGTCCAGGGTGCCTTCGGCGCCGCCGAGACGGCCCACGCCGATGAGGCGCGCCTGTAGCGCCGCGGCTTTGATGTGGTCCGCCAGATAGGGGCCGCCCACATGGTCGATGATGATATCCACGCCCTGCCCATCGCTGGCGTCGAGTACTTGCTCAGCGAACCCGCCGGCTCCGGTATTGATGACGGTGTCCGCGCCGAGCGTGGTGAGCAGGGCGTCTTCCCGGTGGGTGCGGACGCCGGCGATGATCCGCCCGGCGCCCAGATGTCGCGCAATCTGGATCGCCATCTGACCGACCCCGGAGTTGGCGGCATTGATCAGCACGGCGTCGCCGTCGCGCAGCTGCCCGGCGGTACGAAGCGCGTTGTGTTCGGTCATCAGGGCAACTATGGCACCGGCGCCTTCCTCGAACGTCCACGAGTCCGGGAGGGGCACCGGGAAGCGCGCGTCAATAGCGACGTACTCCGCCAGCCCGCCGCCCACCATGGTCATCACCCGGTCGCCGACGCTGAATCCGCTGTCCTCATCGGCTTCGACGACGGTGCCGGCGGCATCCAGGCCCACCACGGCGGGGGCGCCGGCGGCCCCGGGAGCGGCGTGGGTGCCGGCCAGAACCGCCAGGTCGGCGCGATTCACCGAAGCGGCCTGGACCCGGATCAGCACCTGTCCTCTGGTCCGGGAAGGGGGCTCGATGTCACCTTGCCGGATGGCCGGTGTCGCGTCGGAACGGTCGATGATCATGGCTTTCACGGCATCTCTCCTGTGATTGAACGCTGCTTTTCTTTCGACCTTCAATGATTCGGCCTTCAGCCGAGCATGTTGGCGGGCAACCAGGTGACAATGACCGGAAAGAAGAAAATCAGCAAGGTGGTGACCGCTTCCATGATCATGAACCAGCCGGCACCACGGAACACGTCCACCAGTGGGGTGTCACGGTCGATGCCGGCGGTGACATAGACGTTCAGGCCCACTGGAGGTGTGATCAGACCGATTTCGCACATTTTCACCGCCAGAATACCGAACCAGAGCGGGTCGAAGCCGAGTGACTGCACGGTGGGGAACAGGATCGGCAGCGTGATCACCAGCATCGAGAACGCGTCCAGGAACATGCCCAGCGGCAGATAGATCAACAGCAGCAGGCCGATGATCAGTAGTGGCGGTAGATCCACGGTGGTGACGGCCTCGACGATGTATTGCGGCGCGCCCACCAGGGTAAGGAAGTAGCTGAAGATGCCGGCGCCGAGCATGGTCATCAGGATCATCACCGTGGTGCTGATCGAGGAGCGGAAGCTGTCCTTCAGGTTGCCGCCGAGATTGGCGCGCGCCTGTCGTGAGCAGAGCAGCATCAGGAAGGCGGCGAAGGCGCCGATCGCCCCGGCCTCGGTGGGGGTGACGAAGCCCAGGTAAATGCCGCCGAGCACCACCACGAACAGCACGATCACCTGCCAGGCGTCGCCCAGGGAGGTAAAGCGTTCCCCCCAGCCATAGCGGGGCTGGGTCTGGTGGCGACCGGGCATGATCTTTTTGCTGACCACCACGATGCCGACGATGAACACCAGGGTGGACAACAAACCCGGCAGTACCCCGGCCACCAGCATGGCGCCGGCGGACACTTCGGTGAGCGCGGCATAGAAGATCAACAGCACGCTCGGCGGAATCAGCACACCCAGCACGCCGCCGGCGGCCACCGCGCCGGTGCTCAGCCGGCGGTCGTAACCGGCCTGTTTCATTTCCGGCAGGGCGACGGCGCCGACGGTGGCGGCGGTGGCCACGCTGGAACCGGAGGTGGCGGCGAACCCGGCGCTGGTAAGGACGCTGGCGATGGCCAGGCCGCCGGGCAACTGGCCGACCCATTTGCGTGCCACACTGAACAGTCTCTGCCCGACACCGGCTTTTTGCGCGAAGTTGCCCATCAGGATAAACAGCGGGATCACGGTCAGCAGGTAGACCGCGGTCTGGGTGTAAGAAAATGCCTTGAGGCGGTTCAGCGCGAAGTCCAGATCCTCCACCATCACCACGCCGGCGACGCCGGCCAGGGCCAGGGAGGCGAAGACGGGCACGCCGGTGGCCAGCAGCACGAAGACCAGGCCAATGGCCAGCAGGGTAGCGGTCATTTCATCCATAGCGGGTCTCTCATTGGCCTGTCAGTCGGTGTGCGGGGCTGGCGTGGAAGGCTGATCCCGGCCCAGCAGAGCCAGGCCGGAATACAGCAGCATTTGCGCGGTGGCGAACCAGAGGCCGACAGCCAGGGCGATTTTCGCCCAC
This sequence is a window from Alloalcanivorax dieselolei B5. Protein-coding genes within it:
- a CDS encoding DUF3592 domain-containing protein — protein: MNVLGLFKYFFAIFGLAAIVTAIVLYLDTASFMKEAVSGQGTLENVRERRVDEKTICEWVLRFHTEDGRPIEFSTRAGTRCSGVRIGDAVPILYSPARPAEARVDDFFALWGGSIIGGLIGPVFLLIGGIWIAAGRRKRRRVAVLKREGRRIETELEQVEQVTSVKVQYRHPYRVVTRGRDPLSGDSRRFLSDYLWYDPSPYLQDVSVPVFIGCDDPGRYHMDLSFLPRSPK
- a CDS encoding TRAP transporter large permease; the encoded protein is MDEMTATLLAIGLVFVLLATGVPVFASLALAGVAGVVMVEDLDFALNRLKAFSYTQTAVYLLTVIPLFILMGNFAQKAGVGQRLFSVARKWVGQLPGGLAIASVLTSAGFAATSGSSVATAATVGAVALPEMKQAGYDRRLSTGAVAAGGVLGVLIPPSVLLIFYAALTEVSAGAMLVAGVLPGLLSTLVFIVGIVVVSKKIMPGRHQTQPRYGWGERFTSLGDAWQVIVLFVVVLGGIYLGFVTPTEAGAIGAFAAFLMLLCSRQARANLGGNLKDSFRSSISTTVMILMTMLGAGIFSYFLTLVGAPQYIVEAVTTVDLPPLLIIGLLLLIYLPLGMFLDAFSMLVITLPILFPTVQSLGFDPLWFGILAVKMCEIGLITPPVGLNVYVTAGIDRDTPLVDVFRGAGWFMIMEAVTTLLIFFFPVIVTWLPANMLG
- a CDS encoding zinc-binding dehydrogenase; translation: MIIDRSDATPAIRQGDIEPPSRTRGQVLIRVQAASVNRADLAVLAGTHAAPGAAGAPAVVGLDAAGTVVEADEDSGFSVGDRVMTMVGGGLAEYVAIDARFPVPLPDSWTFEEGAGAIVALMTEHNALRTAGQLRDGDAVLINAANSGVGQMAIQIARHLGAGRIIAGVRTHREDALLTTLGADTVINTGAGGFAEQVLDASDGQGVDIIIDHVGGPYLADHIKAAALQARLIGVGRLGGAEGTLDMETLAFKRVEIIGVTFRTRSLEEKVRIVEAMREDLDNALAAGKLKPRIDRVLPWTEVRSAQNLVAGNDHLGKVILQVGT